The Oceaniferula marina genome segment AGATCCCGACTGGGACGAGCTATTTTTATTCATCATGATCCGCTCATCCTATACACACCCGTTCACCATGGAAATCTCGAAATCTCCATCATGACACAAAGCTCACTCGAAGGGAGGAAACAAGAACCCGCGATACTGACACGGCAGGCATCGGACAGAGTTTGATTATCCGTGGACAATTAAGCATTTCCCGTTAAAGTGCAGCGACTCCTCACCCGAGCTCCTTTCTTTGTGTTTCACAGCACTCCAAATCCAGACTCTCAGCTATTCTTTTTCCAGACATTTTCCCATGACCAAAGCCGCAGCCCTCTTACTCAATCTCGGATCTCCTGACAGCACCAGCGTCCCGGATGTCCGCCGCTACTTGGACGAATTTCTCAGCGACGAACGCGTGCTCGACATCCCCGCGTGGAAACGCAAGCTCATCCTCAAACTCTTCATCCTCCCAAAACGTCCGGCCGAATCCGCGGAAGCCTATTCCGAGGTCTGGACCGAGGAAGGCTCCCCTCTGATCGTCACCAGTAAAGAACAACAAAAGCTGGTATCCGAACAAGTCGACATCCCCGTGTTCCTTGGCATGCGCTATGGCAACCCCTCAACTGAGGACATTATCCGCCAAATCGTCAACGAAGGGGTGACCGACCTCTTCATCATGCCCCTCTACCCCCACTACGCAATGTCCAGCTACGAAACCGCCGTGGTCAAAGCCATGGAGGAAATCAACAGCCAGGCACCTCACATGAGAACCAAGCTGCTGCAACCGTTCTATCAGGACCCCGACTACATTGAGGCTCTGGTTGAAAGCGCCAAGCCGCACTTCGAAGACGACGACGATCTGCTGCTGTTCAGCTACCACGGCATCCCCGAGCGGCAGGTGCGGAAGTCCGACCCCTCACACGCCCACTGCCTGGTGCGGGAGGATTGCTGCGAAAACGCCCACCCCTGCCACGCCACCTGCTACAAACACCAGTGCCTGGCAACCACCAAGGCCTTTATTGAAGCTTCGGGTGTCCCTCAGGAAAAAACCGCCATCTCTTTCCAGTCCCGGCTCCTGCGCGACCCTTGGCTCGGGCCCTACACCGACTTCGAACTCAAGCGTTTCGGTCAGGAAGGCGTTAAAAAAATCAAGGTCATGTGTCCGGCCTTTGTCTCCGACTGCCTCGAAACCATCGAAGAGATCGGCATGCGCGGGGTAGAAGAATTCACCGAAGCCGGAGGGGAGTCCCTCAGCTTGATCCCCTGCATGAACGATCATCCATCCTGGATCAAGTTCCTCAGCACGCGCATCCAGCAATGGCAGCAAACGCTCGCCTCCACCAGCTAAGCGAACGACCCCCAGCCTACTTGAATTTTCTCGCTCACCTCCTCCTTGCCGACGACTCGGCAGCATCCCGCATCGGCAACCTGCTGGGGGACTTCGCTCGTGGCCCCATCGAACAACACTGCGCGAGCTTCCCCAAAGAGGTTGTCCGAGGCATTCAGATGCACCGTTTCATCGATGGCTTTACAGATTCGCACCCTGCCTTTCTCCGCTGCAGGCGTATGATTCACCCCGAGCGAAGACGCTTTGCCGGTATTATGGTGGATCTTTTTTGGGACCACTTTCTCAGTATCCATTGGAAAGACTACCATGCTTCCCCTCTCGAAACCTTTTGCCAACAGATCTATTCAGAAATGGAAGATCACCCCGAGTGGCTAGCTGGCCGGCTGGGTAAGATGTTTCCCATCATGAAAAGGGAAAACTGGCTGATGCGCTACTCCACGCTGGAGGGTATGGCATTAACTTTGGAAGAGGTTTCTCATCGAAGCCCCCGCATTCGTCCCATAGCCAAAGGCATGGAGGACCTGACCTCAAACTATGAAGCCCTGGACTCCCAGTTCCAAGTATTCATGCCGGAACTGCTCGCCTTTGTTCATCGCTGGAAAATCAACAATCCAGCCTGAGCACACGGTCGGCCCCGCTCAAAAACGGCACATCGCGAGCAAGAGATCGATTATCTCATTGTCATTCTCTGGATTTGAGAGAGAATGGGGATTCGATTCTTTTACAAAATCCCTATGCTCCAGCGTATCTCCATCCGGTCCACTGTGCTTTGCAGCGCCTGCCCCCTCGCCTTGGCTTCCGCCGCAGACGCCCTGATTGATCTCAACAGTAATGGCATTTGCGACATCTGGGAGCACCGCTACCAAGCCTCTTCATTGGTCGACACTCCGGAAAACCGAGCCAGCGACAGCGATGGAGACGGCCAATCCAACCAGGACGAGTCGATGGCGGGAACCGACCCGAGAGATCCCGAGTCCGTGCACCAGATCAGCGATCTACTGCAAAGCGGCAGCAATATTCTCATTACCAGCCCGACCCAAGCAGGAAAGACCTACCAAATTTATTCCTCTACCAACCTCCTGGAGTGGACACCTCAAGGTTCAGCCACTCTGGCAGATGGAGAGAGGCTCGACACCATCCTCAACAATCAGGACGATGAGCACACCTTCTACCGGATGGTTGCCATTGATACCGACACGGATCTCGATGGCATCCCCGACTGGGCAGAGCGACAGCTGAGTGGTTTTGATCCAGAACGGGCGGATTCCTTTGCCCAAGGATCCGGCCTCACGGACCGGGATCTTTTACTCGCCCAGCTGACTGCGATTCAGAACGGGGAAATCACCCTCAGCGCGAGCACAGACACGGCTTTTGAAAAGGAAAACACAAGCGCGGCTTTCACTCTGAACCGCAGTGGCGACACAAGCTTTCCGCTTACTCTGTTTTTCCACTGGAGTGGCCACAGCAATCCATCGAAGGGTTCCGCTTCTGCCTCCGATTTCACCGCTAAAAACAATAGCGGAGAAATCCTGACGCGTAGCATCACCATCCCGGCTGGAGCCTCCAGCACGGACCTCATCATCCATCCCAACTCCGATTTTTTAACCGAAGTCCCCGAAACCCTGACCTGCACTCTGGGCAACACCTCCATCAATGCTTCCATCCGAATTTGTGATGCCACAAATATCCCAAGCAACGCCACGCTCTTTGTAGCCCAACTCGCTCCCACCCCGGACATCAACAGCTCGGCAAGCGGCCTGGCCACCATTCTGGTCCAGGGAGATAACGAAATCGGATCCATCAACCTGAGCTTCAGCGGCCTCACCTCTCCGCAACCCAACGTTGATGCTGCCCATGTGCATCTGAAAAACCCGATCAACGGCCCCCACTTCGAAACCCTCGACAAAGGACAAATCGATGCCCACCCATGGAGCTTCGCCGCCCGGCACTTCCTGACATCAGATCAGGCCGTGCTGGATGCCCTGCACAACAGCCGCTTCTATATCAACGTTCATACCGAAAACTTCCCAAGTGGTGAAATCCGGGGAGATTTCCACCGGACCAACGGCTCGTTCACGTTGCTTCCCCCACCAACACCACCAGCCGTCACCCCACTCACAGGAGACGCACTCGACCGTGACATCGCACGCTTCCTCACTCAATCCACCTTCGGCCCCACCACCGAGCTGGTCACCGAACTCCGAAACCGGGTGATCAATGACCACGGAGGGGACCGAATCGCAGCCTTTTCCGCTTGGATCGACCAACAAATAGCGATGGAGTCCCCCTCACTGCTCCACCTTGTCGAATCGGCAGACAAACTTCAGATCGCGATCTACACCGGTGACCCCGAAGCCGAATACTACGACCCCGATTACGAGCCCAGCGATTCGAATCGGCGCCGAGGGTGGTGGCAACTGGCCCTTTACGCTCCCGATCAATTGCGTCAGCGCGCAGCCTTTGCCCTTTCCGAGATCTTTGTCACATCATCCGCCGACGGCGTGGTTGATGACCGCCACCTTGGACACTCGCATTACTACGACGCACTGAAGAACCACGCCTTCGGATCCTACCAAAACCTACTCAAAGAAGTCTCCATCCATCCCATCATGGGTTACTACCTCTCACACCTGAGAAATCGAAAAGCCATCTACGACGGTGAGGGAAACATCCTCGTCGCACCGGATGAAAACTACGCACGGGAAATCATGCAGTTATTTTCCATCGGTTTGCTGGAGCTCCACCTCGACGGCTCGGCAAAACTTGACCCACACACCGGGCTTCCCATTGCAACCTACGACCAATCCGACATCAAGGAAATGGCCAGAGTCTTCACCGGTTGGAGTTTTTCCATGGCCTATGATGCGGCCACCGATAGCGAGCTGCCAAACGACAGCATCAACCGGAGCAATGGTGGCACTGAGCACCAAACCCGCTGGCTCCACCCAATGAAAGTCATCCCCGATTACCATGATACCGGCAGTAAGTTCATCCTAGGCCAAACGATCAACAGCAACGAGACCAACACCGGAGAGCAAGACCTGGATGCCGTTGTCAGCCTACTCAGCCAGCACCCGAACACCGCCCCCTTCATCAGCCGTCGACTCATCCAACGACTGGTGACATCCAATCCTTCCGCTGGTTACATCCACCGGGTGTCCACCGTTTGGAACAACAGCAGTGGCAACCTCGGAGCCGTCATCAAAGCCATCCTGCTCGACTACGAAGCCCGCTCGCTCCAAGCCGCAGATTCCGCTAGTTTCGGCAAGAAAAAAGAACCGCTCATCCATGCCGTTGCTCTCGCCCGTGCCACAGAAAGCCAGACCAAACTCCCACTCAACGAGCTGGACAACCACGGCTATTCCGACACCCACCTCTTCCCTCCCGGAACGTCCCGTCCGAGAATGAACAGCACCAACGAGACGCTCGGGCAGACCCCGCTCGAGGCCCCCAGCGTGTTCAACTGGTTCCTACCCGATTTCACCCTCACTGGCAACCTCGCCACCAATGGTCTTGTGGCACCGGAATTTCAAATCAGCACCGAAAACATGACCATCGCCAATATCAACGTGAGCTACGATCTCACCTATACAGGAAATGGCATCGGCGGATCCAGACTCCCAAACCAAGCTGACAGTGAAGACCACTACCTCATCCCCGACCGCTCGTTGGAATCTCAAGCAGCCAAAGCCTATCTCGCTATCATGGATGAAAACCAAGACGGCAAAGTGAGCTCCGCTGACAGCAATACCTTCGACAACCCGGAAAAAATTCGTGAAGCCTGCACCGCCCTCACCGACCACCTCGACCTCCTGCTCTGCTCCGGATCACTGAAACATACGTTTGCGGGTTCCAGCGATGCCAACAACCCAAGGGACATCATCATCGAGACCTTGGTCAATTACAGCAAATCCAAAGACGATAACGATAATGATGCCGACCAACTCTACGTGCTCGAACGCCGGATCAAAGTTGCCTCGTATCTCATCGCCACCAGCCCCCAATCGATCATCCAGAAGTAGTCATGAAAAAACATCAGAAAGAACATCTGCAATCCCGGCGCGATTTCCTGAGGCAATCTGCCTGTGCCTCGCTCGGAGTCACCGGATTGGTCAACATGCTGGCCCATATGCGCCTGATGACAGCAGCCATGGCCCAAGGGAGCTCTCCGGCGGGCGGATACAAAGCACTGGTCTGCGTTTTTCTCAATGGTGGCAACGACTCGAACAACATGCTTTTACCCATCGGAGATCCTGCCAGCGACGAACTCCGCTCAGACTACGAAACCGCACGTGGCGTGCTCGCTCTGGACCGAACCAACTGCCACGCCTTAAACATCCCCGCCACCACTAAGGCATTCAAAAAACATTTTGGAGCCAGCATCCCAGCCATGGGCGTCCACCCCGAAGCCCAACCACTTGCCGAACTTTTTAATAATGGGGAGCTCGCCTTTGTCTGCAATGCCGGCACCCTTTCCTACCCCATTGCCACCAGGGAAGAGTATCGCAACGACCTCGTGCCCGTGCCCCCGCAACTCTTCTCCCACTCCGACCAACAAGTGCAATGGCAGTCGTCAATCCCCGACAAACCATTCACCTCCGGCTGGGGCGGCCGCATTGCCGACCTGATCCACGCCTCTTACAATACCGGATCCAAAGTCTCCATGTCCGTTTCGCTCGACGGCATGAATTCCTTTCAAATCGGAACCAGCGGAGCCGTCACCCAGTATGCCGTCACACGCTCAGGCGCATTGAGCTTGCAAGGGTTCGGCACCAACTACGCCAGCGCTTACCTCGACCCCACCAACCCGGCCGCCGGATACAAAACCTCGGACACGGGCCAACGCTTGAAGGCACTCGAACGGGTGATGCAGCTCACCCACGACAACCTGCTCGAAGAAGAATACGCCAAGGTCTACGCCCGAGCTCGGGGAGCCGAAAGCGTGATCACAGCCGCCACCACCGCAGCAGCCGCTACCGGGGTGGATTTTGATGCCAAATTTGCCAGCGCCGATTCACGCCTCGGAGACCAATTAAAAATGGTGGCCCAGCTCATCGCCGGACGAAGCACCCTCGGAAACAACCGCCAAATCTTCTTTGTCCAAGTCGGCGGCTATGACACCCACCAGGTGCACCTCAACTCACATGGCAACCTGATGGCTGAGCTGGCCAACGCCCTGAAAGCCTTCCGTGACACTCTGGCAGATCCAGCCATTGCGGTCTTTGATGATGTCACCACCTTCACCGCTTCCGATTTCAGCCGGACCTTCACCCCGAATGGTGAAGATGCCGCGACCTCCGGCTCCGACCACGCCTGGGGCGGACACTGCATCACCATGGGGGGAAGCGTGAACGGCGGCGACCTCTACGGCCATTTCAATCCTTTGAAAACAGGCAGCAACAGCGGATCTTTCGACTCCAGCAGCTCCCGAGGCCGCTGGATACCGGACACCTCCGTTGACCAATACGCCGCCGTTTTTGCCAATTGGTTGGGTGTCGGCAGCAGCGAACTGGAAACCATCTTTCCCAATCTCCCCCGCTTTGATGACCCGCTGAGCAGCTCCAATGCCAACCTCGGATTTCTCTAACTCGAACAGGCCTCATCATGCGCTCCAGCCATCGCTACCTGATCGCAGCCCTCGCTCTCACCGTGGCCATGCTCTACCTGC includes the following:
- the hemH gene encoding ferrochelatase; the protein is MTKAAALLLNLGSPDSTSVPDVRRYLDEFLSDERVLDIPAWKRKLILKLFILPKRPAESAEAYSEVWTEEGSPLIVTSKEQQKLVSEQVDIPVFLGMRYGNPSTEDIIRQIVNEGVTDLFIMPLYPHYAMSSYETAVVKAMEEINSQAPHMRTKLLQPFYQDPDYIEALVESAKPHFEDDDDLLLFSYHGIPERQVRKSDPSHAHCLVREDCCENAHPCHATCYKHQCLATTKAFIEASGVPQEKTAISFQSRLLRDPWLGPYTDFELKRFGQEGVKKIKVMCPAFVSDCLETIEEIGMRGVEEFTEAGGESLSLIPCMNDHPSWIKFLSTRIQQWQQTLASTS
- a CDS encoding ACP phosphodiesterase is translated as MAANARLHQLSERPPAYLNFLAHLLLADDSAASRIGNLLGDFARGPIEQHCASFPKEVVRGIQMHRFIDGFTDSHPAFLRCRRMIHPERRRFAGIMVDLFWDHFLSIHWKDYHASPLETFCQQIYSEMEDHPEWLAGRLGKMFPIMKRENWLMRYSTLEGMALTLEEVSHRSPRIRPIAKGMEDLTSNYEALDSQFQVFMPELLAFVHRWKINNPA
- a CDS encoding DUF1800 family protein; amino-acid sequence: MLQRISIRSTVLCSACPLALASAADALIDLNSNGICDIWEHRYQASSLVDTPENRASDSDGDGQSNQDESMAGTDPRDPESVHQISDLLQSGSNILITSPTQAGKTYQIYSSTNLLEWTPQGSATLADGERLDTILNNQDDEHTFYRMVAIDTDTDLDGIPDWAERQLSGFDPERADSFAQGSGLTDRDLLLAQLTAIQNGEITLSASTDTAFEKENTSAAFTLNRSGDTSFPLTLFFHWSGHSNPSKGSASASDFTAKNNSGEILTRSITIPAGASSTDLIIHPNSDFLTEVPETLTCTLGNTSINASIRICDATNIPSNATLFVAQLAPTPDINSSASGLATILVQGDNEIGSINLSFSGLTSPQPNVDAAHVHLKNPINGPHFETLDKGQIDAHPWSFAARHFLTSDQAVLDALHNSRFYINVHTENFPSGEIRGDFHRTNGSFTLLPPPTPPAVTPLTGDALDRDIARFLTQSTFGPTTELVTELRNRVINDHGGDRIAAFSAWIDQQIAMESPSLLHLVESADKLQIAIYTGDPEAEYYDPDYEPSDSNRRRGWWQLALYAPDQLRQRAAFALSEIFVTSSADGVVDDRHLGHSHYYDALKNHAFGSYQNLLKEVSIHPIMGYYLSHLRNRKAIYDGEGNILVAPDENYAREIMQLFSIGLLELHLDGSAKLDPHTGLPIATYDQSDIKEMARVFTGWSFSMAYDAATDSELPNDSINRSNGGTEHQTRWLHPMKVIPDYHDTGSKFILGQTINSNETNTGEQDLDAVVSLLSQHPNTAPFISRRLIQRLVTSNPSAGYIHRVSTVWNNSSGNLGAVIKAILLDYEARSLQAADSASFGKKKEPLIHAVALARATESQTKLPLNELDNHGYSDTHLFPPGTSRPRMNSTNETLGQTPLEAPSVFNWFLPDFTLTGNLATNGLVAPEFQISTENMTIANINVSYDLTYTGNGIGGSRLPNQADSEDHYLIPDRSLESQAAKAYLAIMDENQDGKVSSADSNTFDNPEKIREACTALTDHLDLLLCSGSLKHTFAGSSDANNPRDIIIETLVNYSKSKDDNDNDADQLYVLERRIKVASYLIATSPQSIIQK
- a CDS encoding DUF1501 domain-containing protein, with the translated sequence MKKHQKEHLQSRRDFLRQSACASLGVTGLVNMLAHMRLMTAAMAQGSSPAGGYKALVCVFLNGGNDSNNMLLPIGDPASDELRSDYETARGVLALDRTNCHALNIPATTKAFKKHFGASIPAMGVHPEAQPLAELFNNGELAFVCNAGTLSYPIATREEYRNDLVPVPPQLFSHSDQQVQWQSSIPDKPFTSGWGGRIADLIHASYNTGSKVSMSVSLDGMNSFQIGTSGAVTQYAVTRSGALSLQGFGTNYASAYLDPTNPAAGYKTSDTGQRLKALERVMQLTHDNLLEEEYAKVYARARGAESVITAATTAAAATGVDFDAKFASADSRLGDQLKMVAQLIAGRSTLGNNRQIFFVQVGGYDTHQVHLNSHGNLMAELANALKAFRDTLADPAIAVFDDVTTFTASDFSRTFTPNGEDAATSGSDHAWGGHCITMGGSVNGGDLYGHFNPLKTGSNSGSFDSSSSRGRWIPDTSVDQYAAVFANWLGVGSSELETIFPNLPRFDDPLSSSNANLGFL